The following are from one region of the Dreissena polymorpha isolate Duluth1 chromosome 2, UMN_Dpol_1.0, whole genome shotgun sequence genome:
- the LOC127867352 gene encoding brain protein I3-like yields the protein MADNRGYGTMPPGAPGPHQPSPGPYPPIGQYMPVTPNCMACRVGFMQEGYSIVGIILAIVFFPIGILCCLMMKEKKCSNCGSTVSM from the exons ATGGCGGACAACAGAG GATATGGAACTATGCCGCCCGGAGCCCCTGGTCCACACCAACCATCCCCAGGGCCATACCCTCCGATCGGGCAGTATATGCCTGTAACACCTAATTGTATGGCATGTCGG GTTGGCTTCATGCAAGAGGGGTACTCCATTGTTGGTATTATACTTGCCATCGTCTTTTTCCCTATCGGCATCCTTTGCTGTCTGATGATGAAAGAGAAGAAATGTTCAAACTGTGGGTCTACCGTTTCCATGTAA
- the LOC127867351 gene encoding brain protein I3-like, translating into MAEKGGYGAAPPGQYPPPQGQYPPPQGYPPPYAGNAPPPQQQFMGQQSSSVVVVQGGGGVVGTGNCPVCRVGMISENFSVIGIILAILFFPIGLLCCFLMMEKRCSHCGATF; encoded by the exons ATGGCAGAAAAAGGAG GTTACGGAGCAGCACCTCCGGGCCAGTATCCCCCGCCCCAAGGTCAATACCCACCACCTCAGGGCTATCCTCCGCCGTATGCCGGCAATGCCCCACCCCCTCAGCAGCAATTCATGGGTCAACAGTCTAGCAGTGTTGTTGTAGTACAGGGGGGTGGCGGAGTAGTGGGCACTGGGAACTGTCCAGTCTGCAGG GTCGGGATGATCTCAGAGAACTTTTCGGTTATCGGCATCATCCTCGCGATATTGTTCTTCCCTATTGGCCTTCTCTGCTGCTTCCTGATGATGGAGAAACGTTGCAGCCATTGCGGCGCCACATTCTAA